A DNA window from Streptomyces sp. CA-278952 contains the following coding sequences:
- a CDS encoding sugar-binding transcriptional regulator, with protein MRMGPAELVQAAAMARRFYLEGKSKIQIAEEFGVSRFKVARVLETALERDLVRIEIRVPAELDAERSDALRARYGLRHAVVVESPAEEQEDAPDPENLGEVAADLLGELVAEGDVLGLAWGRSTIHMAAALDRLPPCTVVQLTGVYDAGTAERGSVEAVRRAAQVSGGEAHPIYAPMLLPDPATAAALREQTGIARAFEYFDKVTVAAVSIGSWEPGISTVHDMLSDAERAHYASLGVAAEMSAHLFDSDGRRVGRDLGERCITVEADRLRRIPEVVAIAGGLRKAAAIGAVLRSGLVTSLVTDTAAADFLLTESPAGSRPALERADPDGE; from the coding sequence ATGCGGATGGGACCCGCGGAGCTGGTGCAGGCGGCGGCCATGGCCCGCCGGTTCTACCTGGAGGGCAAGTCCAAGATCCAGATCGCCGAGGAGTTCGGCGTGAGCCGCTTCAAGGTGGCCCGGGTCCTGGAGACAGCCCTCGAACGCGATCTCGTACGCATCGAGATCCGGGTACCGGCCGAGCTGGACGCCGAACGCTCCGATGCCCTGCGGGCCCGTTACGGGCTGCGGCACGCGGTGGTCGTCGAGTCCCCGGCCGAGGAACAGGAGGACGCCCCCGACCCGGAGAACCTCGGCGAGGTCGCGGCCGACCTCCTCGGCGAGCTCGTCGCCGAGGGCGACGTGCTCGGCCTGGCCTGGGGCCGCTCCACCATCCACATGGCAGCCGCCCTCGACCGGCTCCCGCCGTGCACGGTCGTCCAGCTGACCGGTGTGTATGACGCGGGCACCGCCGAGCGCGGCTCGGTCGAGGCGGTCCGCCGGGCGGCCCAGGTCTCGGGCGGCGAGGCGCACCCCATCTACGCGCCGATGCTGCTGCCCGACCCCGCGACGGCCGCCGCGCTGCGCGAGCAGACCGGCATCGCCCGGGCCTTCGAGTACTTCGACAAGGTGACGGTCGCCGCCGTCTCCATCGGTTCCTGGGAGCCGGGCATCTCCACGGTCCACGACATGCTCTCGGACGCCGAACGCGCCCATTACGCCTCGCTCGGCGTCGCCGCCGAGATGTCCGCGCACCTCTTCGACTCCGACGGCCGCCGGGTCGGCCGTGACCTGGGGGAGCGCTGCATCACCGTGGAGGCGGACCGGCTGCGCCGGATTCCCGAGGTGGTCGCTATCGCGGGGGGTCTGCGCAAGGCGGCGGCGATCGGCGCGGTGCTGCGCTCCGGACTCGTCACCAGCCTGGTGACGGACACCGCCGCGGCCGACTTCCTGCTCACCGAGTCCCCCGCGGGCAGCCGTCCGGCACTGGAGCGGGCCGACCCCGACGGGGAGTGA
- a CDS encoding terpene synthase family protein, translated as MDSELPDIYCPFPQRTNPHVAHTRGHLDSWTRRTGLVHRESARNRFEQADFGAFVGMVYPTADEEHLDLVADWFVWLFLVDDQLDDGHLGRSPERVRDVVDRMRAVVDGSAPEPLPGEDVPAAVTALADLWKRTMPNAAPHWRTRFAWHLVTYLTTATTWEAGNRAEDVVPSEDTYIAKRRHTGAIHVCMDLIEIVAGIDAPESIHNDPRFITALEAACNHVCWANDVYSFEKEQVLGEIHNLVHLVRHHRGFGEQQALDHVAERLAMETERFLTAEDELLELYPELSGMLVPYLDGMRSWMRGNLDWSRRTPRYNPADVGQYEEPEEYLEETVLGVPSARTETAAPAPCAAKAPPAG; from the coding sequence GTGGACAGCGAACTGCCGGACATCTACTGCCCGTTCCCACAGCGGACCAACCCGCACGTGGCGCACACCCGTGGGCATCTGGACAGCTGGACCAGACGGACGGGTCTGGTCCACCGCGAGTCCGCGAGGAACCGATTCGAGCAGGCTGATTTCGGGGCGTTCGTCGGCATGGTCTATCCGACGGCCGACGAGGAACACCTCGATCTGGTGGCCGACTGGTTCGTCTGGCTCTTCCTGGTCGACGACCAGCTCGACGACGGCCACCTCGGGCGTTCACCCGAGCGGGTGAGAGACGTCGTCGACCGGATGCGCGCGGTGGTCGACGGCTCCGCCCCCGAGCCGCTGCCGGGCGAGGACGTCCCGGCCGCCGTGACGGCCCTGGCCGACCTGTGGAAACGTACGATGCCGAACGCCGCCCCGCACTGGCGGACCCGGTTCGCCTGGCACCTGGTCACCTACCTCACGACCGCCACCACCTGGGAGGCGGGGAACCGCGCCGAGGACGTGGTGCCCTCGGAGGACACGTACATCGCCAAGCGGCGGCACACCGGGGCCATCCACGTCTGCATGGACCTCATAGAAATCGTGGCGGGCATCGACGCCCCGGAGTCGATCCACAACGACCCCCGCTTCATCACCGCCCTGGAAGCCGCCTGCAACCACGTGTGCTGGGCCAACGACGTGTACTCCTTCGAGAAGGAGCAGGTGCTCGGCGAGATCCACAACCTCGTCCACCTGGTCCGCCACCACCGGGGCTTCGGGGAGCAGCAGGCGCTGGACCACGTCGCGGAGCGCCTCGCGATGGAGACCGAGCGGTTCCTGACCGCCGAGGACGAGCTGCTGGAGCTGTATCCGGAGCTGTCCGGGATGCTGGTGCCCTACCTCGACGGGATGCGGAGCTGGATGCGCGGCAACCTGGACTGGTCCCGCCGGACGCCGCGCTACAACCCCGCCGACGTGGGCCAGTACGAGGAGCCCGAGGAGTATCTGGAGGAGACCGTGCTGGGCGTTCCGTCCGCGCGCACCGAGACCGCCGCCCCCGCCCCGTGCGCGGCCAAGGCCCCGCCGGCCGGCTGA
- the rpe gene encoding ribulose-phosphate 3-epimerase produces the protein MAQINPSILSADFARLAEEAKAVEGADWLHVDVMDNHFVPNLTLGVPVVEALSKATDTPLDCHLMIEDADRWAPQYVEAGAGSVTFHAEAAAAPVRLAREIRAKGARASMALKPATPIEPYEDLLPELDMLLIMTVEPGFGGQSFLDIMLPKIRRTRELISKHGLELWLQVDGGVSATTIERCAEAGADVFVAGSAVYGAQDPAAAVRELRAQADAATADAPWACGH, from the coding sequence ATGGCGCAGATCAACCCCAGCATCCTGTCCGCCGATTTCGCGCGTCTCGCCGAGGAGGCGAAGGCCGTCGAAGGCGCGGACTGGCTCCACGTCGATGTCATGGACAACCACTTCGTGCCCAACCTGACCCTCGGCGTGCCGGTCGTCGAGGCGCTCAGCAAGGCCACGGACACCCCGCTGGACTGCCACCTCATGATCGAGGACGCGGACCGCTGGGCCCCCCAGTACGTGGAGGCGGGGGCCGGATCCGTCACCTTTCACGCGGAGGCCGCGGCGGCTCCGGTGCGCCTGGCGCGGGAGATCCGGGCGAAGGGGGCGCGCGCCTCGATGGCGCTCAAGCCCGCGACGCCCATCGAGCCGTACGAGGACCTGCTCCCCGAGCTGGACATGCTGCTGATCATGACGGTCGAGCCGGGCTTCGGCGGCCAGTCCTTCCTGGACATCATGCTGCCGAAGATCCGCCGAACCCGGGAGCTGATCAGCAAGCACGGTCTCGAACTATGGCTCCAGGTCGACGGCGGGGTATCGGCCACCACCATCGAGCGCTGCGCCGAGGCCGGCGCCGACGTCTTCGTGGCGGGCTCCGCTGTCTACGGCGCGCAGGACCCGGCCGCGGCGGTGCGGGAGCTGCGGGCACAGGCGGACGCGGCCACGGCCGATGCCCCCTGGGCATGCGGACACTGA